From Aegilops tauschii subsp. strangulata cultivar AL8/78 chromosome 5, Aet v6.0, whole genome shotgun sequence:
AATTGAGCTCCAAGAAGACGGTGACCATCCGCCGGCCGGCGAAGAACTCGCAGTCGTCCTCCACCACCTGATCCGCCCGGCACACAAGGTCCAGTGCCTTTTACTATATAGCCAACAGAAAGACTTGAttgaagtgtgtgtgtgtgtgtgtgtgtgtgggggggggggggggtgtcagGAGAGGAAAGATGATAAACTTCTTACTTCCACTAGTGCAGAAAAGCCTAGCTATGGCATGGCAAAAACGGCCTTCCTTGCATGGACACCCGACGCCACAAATATGGTGCTGTTGTTAAAAAATAGTGGTGATGTTGGATCCAACGTCAGCAGTATTAAAAGGGCTCATACTTTTGTTATGATTTATCCCTGTAAGCTCGTTGTCCTCTTTCTTTTCATGCTTTAGCAAGGACATAGGAGTAGTAAAATTCCCTCTTTGTTTGCTTTAGTAAAAGAAGGGCAGAAGTTGGAAAAGAAATATTGCTATGTTCAATGCTTAATGACTATCAAATTATGTGCACTTTCGGTATGTTTTTGTCTCAGCATGAACCTTTGTCCTCTCTGTTTGCTTTAGTAAAAGAAGGGCAAAAGGTGAAAAAAAAACATCTTTGTATTCCATCTTCATTGTACTCTTATCTAAATTGATCGGTTTAGCTACACATCAGTCAGCTGATTCGAATTTGGCGTCAGTCGATTTTTGAATGAAGGatggagaaggaaggagaagggaggTCCTCGCCAGAGAGAAAGAAGGGGCCACTGTCATGACCCcagtgtctatcttagggttcatggtgggggggggggggtggtggggGATTCGTCGGGGAAAAAGCTCGGTaccgggagggggggggggggtagagggatggccggggcgacggaggaccagcggtggggagtggttCTGGGAAGGGCGGGGTGGCGAGGCGGCGCTCCCGATGGGGGCTGGCGGTTAGGTCGGTGGTGGCCGTTGGCTCAGGGAAGGAGATGGGTCGAGAGGTTGAAGAAAGGCTGTGGACCATTGGTTTCGCATCCAACCACGCCTTAAATTGATGGTCAAAGGCAAATGTATAGGCGTAGGGGCAAGAAACCCACGGTGGGCAAAGTGTGTGTCCTTTGTCACATATAAAAACTAACTTGTACTACAACATTATTTAACCCTACGAAAAGAGTGTCCGGATGCCTCCAAAGAAATTACAAGGCTTGCTTTTCCTGTTGTTTATCTGAGTTAGACCATGCATGAACGCAAGAAACTTTATAGTATACAAAATTGACAAGGAAATCAAAGATGGGTTTATTGCATCTGTCTTGACCAAAGTGTGTTAATTACCACCACGGGGATCGGACCCCCCTACTAGTAGTTGCCGATGATCCCATGCCGAAGGCAAAACGCCGCTGCCTGTTGTCCGCGGGCTTGAGTATCTGAAACGAGCAGGTGAGGTCGTCGTCGACGCACATGAGGGCGCCGGCGTTATCGAACTCGCCGCAGTAGTTGGGGGCCGAGAAGACGGTGACCATCCTCCGCCCGGCGAAGAACTCGTAGCCGTCCTCCACCACCTGGTGCGCCCGGCACACGAGGTCCAAGTCATGCCTCTCCATGAACGCCGCCACCACGTCCGCCCCGAACGTGTACGACACGCCCCTCTCATTGGGCCCCCACCCCGCGGCGCCGCCGGGGTCGGACCAGAGGAGGTCACAGAGGAGGCCGGTGTCCGGCACGTCGACGGGCCTGGGGAGGCCAGCGATGTCGCGGATGTGGCGGAGGTCCGGGGAGAGGCCGCCGTGCATGCAGAGGATGCGCGACTCGATGAGGGCGGCGACGGGCATGCAGTTGAAGCAGTCGGAGAAGTGGCGCCAGAGGCGGACCGAGTAGCGGCGCTTGCACTCGTCGTAGAAGCCGTAGACGCGGTTGACGGAGGCGCACTCGTGGTTGCCGCGGAGGAGGAAGAAGTGCTCCGGGTACCGAAGCTTGTAGGCGAGCAGCAGGCAGATGGTCTCGATGCTCTGCTTGCCGCGGTCCACGTAGTCGCCCAGGAACAGGTACTTGTGCTGCGGCGGGAAGCCGCCCAGCTCAAACAGTCGGATAAGGTCCGTGTACTGCCCGTGGATGTCACCTGCGTGACAACATGAGTTACTTAGATAATTCACAACCGAAGTAAAACAGAATACCGATTTTGCTAAATCTTAGTCAACTAAGATTCTATTTTCTTATCTCCCTTTGATCTTTGCGTTGAGATTCACGCAGAGGTGGGAGAGTGGAGGATCAGATCGGACGGCTAGCAGCATCGACTTGTAAATATGCAAAATTATAAGTGTAATAAGTACACATAAATGGAGCTAAAAAAACGCTGCCGATGGGTGGAATTAATCATCCATGAACAGTATGCGAGATGATCCCATTGGCAGGTAAACGTGACGATGTACAGTTTCAGACTTGATAAACTTTGAGCtaaaaacaagcatatatatatatCGGCTGGTAGTGACACTACTCGTACCAACTAACGCACTAACCAAATCAAAGTCCACCACGATGTAGTGAAGGTAATAGTGTAATTGGGATTTGGTTGGAGATTATGGAGGCAGGTACGTACCGGCGATCTTGATGGGGGCGTCGAGCTGGAGCAGGTTGGGCTGGCGCATGAAGACGTCCTTGGCGGCGCCGCAGAGCTGCCGGATCTCCCCCTCGCCCAGCTGCACCTGCTGCACTTGCTGCTTCCCCGGCCGCCCCGGCCGCACCTCCAGCAGCCGCCGGATCACGTTGTCTAGCGCCGCACCGTTCATCGTCAATCAAGCAAACCAACTGGAGCTCCTACTTGAAGGTCTGACGGTCCAGCAATGGATGTTTATAAGTAGACGACGACGACGACCATGAGGCTTGATAATTAATCTGCAAGCGTAGCTAGGCAACTTTGCATCAACCAACCAAAGGTCGGCCGGCCGGAGAGAGAGATCGAACAATATATATCTAGTACCTTTTCTGCTGGCTGGTATGGGCTATGGAGCACCCTATGCTCTGCTCTGCTCTGAGTATGTTGCAAGCTAGCTAGTTCAAGGAATATTAACAGAGTGGCGGCGACCACACAAAGCAGGCCAGCCAAAGATTCTCCTCACCACCACCACAAACGCAAGATTCTGTTTCACAACATAAAGGAGATCAACTAAACAAACAAGCTACGGAACTAATCAAGGTGCCTAGCTCTGGTATTAACAACATCTCAAGAATATATATCAATCGATTCGAGTGGTGCATGCACTGAATAAAGATCATGCATCGACCGTCGTTCGATCGATCGGTTTCAAGGAAAGTTTTTCCAAAATTGGTTGAAATGAACTTGACCTTCAGCTAGCACTAACCTTGAAGAAATGAAGAAAACATGTGTGAGCAGCAAAAGTAGGGTGGAGGAAGATGAGAGGACAGGGAAGGACCGAGAATAAGAGGTGGAAAGAAAGCG
This genomic window contains:
- the LOC109743734 gene encoding serine/threonine-protein phosphatase PP1 → MNGAALDNVIRRLLEVRPGRPGKQQVQQVQLGEGEIRQLCGAAKDVFMRQPNLLQLDAPIKIAGDIHGQYTDLIRLFELGGFPPQHKYLFLGDYVDRGKQSIETICLLLAYKLRYPEHFFLLRGNHECASVNRVYGFYDECKRRYSVRLWRHFSDCFNCMPVAALIESRILCMHGGLSPDLRHIRDIAGLPRPVDVPDTGLLCDLLWSDPGGAAGWGPNERGVSYTFGADVVAAFMERHDLDLVCRAHQVVEDGYEFFAGRRMVTVFSAPNYCGEFDNAGALMCVDDDLTCSFQILKPADNRQRRFAFGMGSSATTSRGVRSPWW